From a region of the Zingiber officinale cultivar Zhangliang chromosome 10B, Zo_v1.1, whole genome shotgun sequence genome:
- the LOC122030477 gene encoding putative UPF0496 protein 2, protein MRGMPMHYSTSSSSSGLCNFSGDRHLLGMAMVKSKSTSPVNVTEEYYKTLRTKSFLDMWSKVHDQSLRRVSSVPIISGDDKNNEDSGGDQKGLICGSSPLASYGRLPDFVLDPSQETVLAQMTAEDDRAGGGQLELQVKSLLVEYFDVTLRACFACANLLAAISSARLHHRLLRRFLIKLSSGAGDAAFDHVASLVDLENPLHPRNLAQFYSVQSDYGQLAQKLTRAHRRILRRARLHRVARQAAGVAAVVACGIATVIAVAIAAHTGVCIGAVAVATPTAVVTGRQRRREVRRAGAWWWLKSLAAQVDAAARGAYIVGRDLETMTRMVRRAHDELEHVRWVAGMAARGREEPQMLREAAREVERGTAGMAEQLNELEEHVNLCLITINRSRKMVAEELMAEACPAPDRPA, encoded by the exons ATGCGGGGGATGCCCATGCATTATTctacttcctcctcctcctccggtcTCTGCAACTTCTCCG GTGATCGGCATTTGCTTGGCATGGCGATGGTCAAGAGCAAGTCCACAAGTCCGGTGAACGTCACTGAGGAGTACTACAAGACCCTCAGAACCAAATCTTTCCTCGACATGTGGTCCAAAGTCCACGACCAAAGTCTCCGGCGAGTCTCATCCGTGCCCATCATCTCCGGCGATGACAAGAATAATGAGGATAGCGGTGGAGATCAAAAGGGATTGATTTGTGGATCTTCTCCATTAGCTTCCTATGGTAGACTTCCTGATTTCGTCCTCGATCCGAGTCAAGAGACCGTCCTCGCCCAGATGACTGCTGAGGATGACAGAGCCGGCGGCGGCCAGCTCGAGCTCCAAGTGAAGTCGCTTCTCGTCGAATACTTCGACGTCACACTTAGGGCCTGCTTCGCGTGCGCCAATCTCTTGGCAGCCATCAGCAGCGCGAGATTGCACCACCGGCTTCTCCGCCGTTTCTTGATCAAGCTTTCCTCCGGCGCCGGCGATGCTGCGTTCGACCATGTGGCTTCCCTCGTCGACTTGGAAAACCCCCTCCACCCGCGAAATCTGGCTCAGTTCTATTCCGTGCAGTCGGACTACGGGCAGCTGGCCCAGAAGCTGACGCGCGCCCACCGGCGGATCCTCCGCCGGGCTCGGCTCCACCGCGTAGCCAGGCAGGCAGCCGGTGTTGCGGCCGTCGTTGCGTGTGGCATCGCCACGGTGATCGCAGTGGCGATCGCCGCACACACAGGGGTCTGCATCGGAGCAGTGGCGGTGGCAACCCCCACAGCGGTGGTGACTGGGCGGCAGCGCCGCAGGGAGGTCAGGAGAGCAGGGGCGTGGTGGTGGCTCAAGAGCCTTGCAGCGCAGGTGGACGCGGCGGCGCGGGGAGCGTACATTGTCGGGCGGGACCTGGAGACGATGACCCGTATGGTGCGGCGGGCGCACGACGAGTTGGAGCACGTCCGTTGGGTGGCCGGGATGGCGGCGAGGGGAAGGGAGGAGCCGCAGATGTTGAGGGAGGCGGCGAGGGAGGTGGAGCGAGGGACGGCGGGGATGGCGGAGCAGTTGAATGAGCTGGAGGAGCACGTAAACCTGTGCTTAATCACCATCAACCGCAGCAGAAAGATGGTGGCGGAGGAACTGATGGCGGAGGCATGTCCGGCGCCGGATCGGCCGGCGTAA